In Mus musculus strain C57BL/6J chromosome 14, GRCm38.p6 C57BL/6J, the following are encoded in one genomic region:
- the Gm52140 gene encoding uncharacterized protein Gm52140, producing the protein MVAFRSCWHKLRVSIEKEEEEEEEEEEEETWREKSSLKLFCQQNLHVQFSPAHTHRHKFSPGRLLHAAGGRSRPGETRATQARLVRDQRYGLRPWSRGGGRPGRSRLKRDVTQPPRTDRRTAQPGTGHRTPGGHRAAEGQRCSAQGRERAWWTARRTEAQAGRGRRRGTRGLGLRTPPREHNKAAPPPPPAAPHPPGTQRTGCPCPAGQLARGTGRSPVPTNFPAAAPHLRERSTPSAASWPAAPGPRAPGDRAPVAAVVADPGGSGEPGEAAAALAAAAPSSRGAHAAVPKRRPERDIRYIVGIPRASRDPSSRVTPGRIPARAGRPRPCYPPPAPPHGPLPAPPGWAATCPALGSRRKPPARERRFP; encoded by the coding sequence GCGTGAAAAGTCCTCGCTCAAACTTTTTTGTCAACAAAATCTGCACGTCCAGTTCTCTCCCGCTCACACTCACAGGCATAAGTTTTCACCCGGCCGCCTCCTGCACGCCGCTGGTGGCCGAAGTCGCCCGGGCGAGACCCGGGCCACGCAGGCGAGGCTCGTGCGTGACCAGCGCTACGGACTCAGGCCGTGGAGTCGCGGCGGAGGCCGGCCCGGGAGAAGTCGGCTCAAAAGAGACGTTACGCAACCGCCCCGCACCGACCGCCGGACGGCGCAGCCGGGGACGGGACACCGGACACCGGGCGGGCACCGCGCCGCCGAGGGCCAGAGGTGCAGCGCGCAAGGCCGCGAGCGCGCGTGGTGGACGGCGCGGCGCACGGAGGCCCAGGCTGGGCGGGGTCGGCGCCGCGGGACGCGGGGTCTGGGCCTCCGGACGCCGCCGCGCGAGCACAACAAAGCCGCCCCGCCGCCGCCACCCGCTGCTCCGCACCCGCCCGGGACCCAGCGGACGGGTTGTCCCTGTCCCGCAGGGCAGCTCGCCCGTGGGACCGGGCGGAGCCCTGTCCCGACAAACTTCCCGGCCGCGGCCCCTCACCTCCGGGAGCGCTCTACACCCTCGGCGGCGTCCTGGCCCGCGGCTCCGGGACCTCGCGCGCCGGGAGACCGGGCGCCGGTGGCGGCAGTGGTTGCTGACCCCGGAGGGTCGGGGGAGCCCGGGGAAGCGGCGGCGGCGCTGGCGGCGGCGGCTCCATCTTCCCGGGGCGCTCACGCCGCGGTTCCGAAGCGCAGACCCGAGCGGGACATTCGCTACATTGTTGGCATTCCACGGGCGTCACGTGACCCCTCCTCCCGCGTCACTCCCGGCCGCATACCAGCCCGGGCGGGGCGCCCGCGGCCTTGCTACCCGCCGCCCGCTCCGCCCCACGGGCCGCTTCCTGCGCCGCCTGGCTGGGCGGCCACCTGCCCTGCGCTGGGCTCGCGTCGGAAGCCCCCAGCCCGGGAGCGCCGGTTTCCCTAA